One stretch of Priestia megaterium DNA includes these proteins:
- a CDS encoding TVP38/TMEM64 family protein, whose amino-acid sequence MTDYLQTFLLEHLEASGFISILLNILINITGVFPSAPLTFVNVKLFGFWNGFLLSFIGEVLGAALSFWLYRKGFRTLVYTKTPSHSKWLKLLRVQGKESFILILSLRLLPFVPSGLITFFSAVGKGSFAVFISASALGKIPALFIEVYSVYHISQGSVQGKIILVVLSIILLFYTSKKWKKKA is encoded by the coding sequence ATGACTGACTATCTTCAAACATTTCTGCTTGAACATTTAGAAGCTTCTGGGTTTATCAGCATTCTCTTGAACATCCTTATTAACATTACGGGCGTATTTCCAAGCGCACCCCTTACGTTCGTAAACGTAAAGTTATTTGGTTTTTGGAACGGATTTTTACTTTCTTTTATTGGAGAAGTTTTAGGCGCAGCTCTCTCTTTTTGGCTGTATCGAAAAGGTTTCCGTACACTTGTTTATACAAAAACACCTTCTCACTCCAAGTGGCTAAAGCTGCTGCGCGTACAAGGGAAAGAGAGTTTTATATTGATTCTTTCTCTGCGATTACTTCCCTTTGTTCCATCAGGCCTCATTACATTCTTCAGCGCTGTAGGAAAAGGCTCCTTTGCGGTATTCATTTCTGCTAGCGCACTTGGAAAAATTCCAGCGCTTTTTATTGAAGTTTATTCGGTTTATCATATTTCACAAGGATCTGTGCAAGGCAAAATCATTTTAGTGGTTTTATCCATTATTTTACTTTTTTATACAAGTAAAAAATGGAAGAAAAAAGCTTAA
- a CDS encoding cupin domain-containing protein, which translates to MDLHKWEYWISKLELQPHPEGGFYKQTYRSNDEISDKEVSSHFDDKRFLYTSIYFLLRSQDVSHFHRLQSDELWYYHGGSPLTIHIIYRDGTYQEVKLGTNLENGEVPQFLVPRDTIFGSSVTNENTFSLVGCMVAPGFDFRDFELFTKQQLLDEFPEHVVIIDKLGYDKLPND; encoded by the coding sequence ATGGATTTACATAAGTGGGAATATTGGATTTCAAAGCTCGAGCTGCAGCCTCATCCAGAAGGAGGGTTTTATAAACAAACCTATCGTTCTAATGATGAAATTTCCGATAAAGAAGTGTCATCGCATTTTGATGATAAACGATTTCTATATACGAGTATTTACTTTTTATTAAGGTCTCAAGATGTATCGCATTTCCACCGGCTGCAATCAGATGAACTATGGTACTATCATGGGGGAAGTCCTTTAACCATTCATATTATCTACCGCGACGGAACCTATCAAGAAGTAAAACTAGGTACAAACTTAGAAAATGGAGAAGTTCCTCAATTTTTAGTTCCAAGAGATACCATTTTCGGTTCCTCTGTCACAAATGAGAATACGTTTTCCCTGGTTGGATGTATGGTCGCACCAGGTTTTGATTTCCGTGACTTTGAATTATTCACAAAACAGCAGCTACTTGATGAATTCCCCGAGCATGTTGTGATCATCGACAAATTAGGGTACGATAAATTGCCAAATGATTAA
- a CDS encoding response regulator transcription factor — MIRIVIAEDQQMMLGALGSLLNLEDDMEVVGKASNGEQAVSLAKQHQPDICVMDIEMPLKTGLEAAEELKDLNCKVIILTTFARSGYFQRALKAGVSGYLLKDSPSEELANSIRSVMAGRRLYAPELVDDLYSESTSPLTAREKEVLALVADGKNTKEIADELSIKTGTVRNYISTILDKLEVKNRIEAITRFKEKGWFK, encoded by the coding sequence ATGATTCGAATTGTCATTGCCGAAGATCAACAAATGATGTTAGGGGCTTTAGGCTCTTTGTTAAATTTAGAAGATGACATGGAAGTTGTCGGAAAAGCTTCAAATGGGGAACAAGCGGTATCACTTGCTAAGCAGCACCAGCCAGATATATGCGTAATGGATATCGAGATGCCTCTTAAAACTGGGCTTGAAGCTGCAGAGGAACTGAAAGATTTAAACTGCAAAGTCATCATTTTGACAACATTCGCTCGCTCCGGCTATTTTCAAAGAGCTTTGAAAGCAGGCGTAAGCGGATACTTGCTAAAAGATAGTCCAAGTGAAGAACTCGCAAATTCAATTCGAAGCGTGATGGCAGGCAGACGCCTCTATGCTCCAGAATTAGTGGATGACTTATATAGTGAATCTACCAGTCCTCTTACAGCTAGAGAGAAAGAAGTATTAGCTCTAGTAGCTGATGGAAAAAACACAAAAGAAATTGCTGACGAACTATCTATTAAGACTGGAACAGTACGCAACTATATTTCTACCATTCTGGACAAACTCGAAGTAAAGAACCGCATTGAAGCCATTACTCGCTTTAAGGAAAAAGGCTGGTTCAAATGA
- a CDS encoding sensor histidine kinase: protein MKKYTFFQKITGLSPYIWTVFAILPFYFILQSSSMNHIILGSLLTILFFIFYRFAFVSTDKSVYVWTALLIVISLALTTIFNYIYFAFYFAFFIAYFIGNIQKRLAFFTLYAVHLISTVISVNFNVVMQEEIFLKQLPFIFVISISVIVLPFSIYNRKKRDRLEEQLEDANKRISELVKQEERQRIARDLHDTLGQKLSLIGLKSDLARKLIAKDPEKAKSELKDVQQTARTALNEVRKMVSQMRGIRLSEELKRVQELLEAAEIKFVGEEAISLENVSLLIENILSMCLKEAVTNVVKHSQATVCTITLHQSAKEVGITVEDNGVGINTKKTCWKGNGLLGMKERLEFVNGHLDISSQEGTIIHITVPNIVKHIKEEQL, encoded by the coding sequence ATGAAAAAATATACGTTTTTCCAAAAAATCACTGGGCTATCTCCTTACATATGGACGGTATTTGCCATTTTACCATTTTATTTTATCTTACAGTCTTCATCCATGAATCACATTATTCTTGGCTCTTTACTCACCATCTTATTTTTTATTTTCTATCGTTTTGCATTTGTTTCAACAGACAAGTCCGTTTACGTATGGACGGCTTTGTTAATCGTCATTTCCTTAGCCCTAACAACTATTTTTAATTATATTTACTTTGCCTTTTACTTTGCTTTTTTTATCGCTTATTTTATTGGAAATATCCAAAAACGGCTCGCTTTCTTTACTTTGTATGCTGTTCATTTAATTAGCACCGTTATTTCGGTAAACTTTAACGTTGTTATGCAAGAAGAGATCTTTTTAAAACAGCTGCCTTTCATTTTTGTAATTTCCATCAGTGTGATTGTACTGCCATTTAGCATTTATAACCGGAAGAAGCGAGACCGGCTGGAAGAACAGCTTGAAGATGCAAATAAACGTATTTCTGAGCTTGTAAAACAGGAAGAACGCCAGCGGATAGCTCGCGACCTGCACGATACATTAGGACAAAAGCTGTCTCTTATCGGTCTAAAAAGTGATTTAGCAAGAAAACTTATTGCAAAAGATCCTGAAAAAGCAAAATCAGAATTAAAAGATGTCCAGCAAACAGCGCGCACGGCCCTTAATGAAGTGAGAAAAATGGTTTCTCAAATGCGTGGAATCCGCCTTAGTGAAGAACTAAAACGGGTTCAAGAGCTTTTAGAAGCTGCCGAAATTAAGTTTGTAGGAGAAGAGGCCATTTCATTAGAGAATGTGTCTTTGCTCATTGAAAATATTCTTAGCATGTGCTTAAAAGAAGCAGTAACCAATGTGGTTAAGCATAGTCAAGCCACCGTTTGCACGATTACTTTACACCAGTCTGCAAAAGAAGTAGGCATAACGGTAGAAGACAATGGAGTTGGTATTAATACGAAAAAAACCTGCTGGAAAGGAAACGGTCTTTTAGGAATGAAAGAGCGGCTGGAGTTTGTAAACGGCCATCTTGATATCTCCAGTCAAGAGGGGACGATTATTCATATTACAGTTCCAAACATCGTCAAACATATTAAGGAGGAACAATTATGA
- a CDS encoding fatty acid desaturase, with protein sequence MTIQKQKNLRKQVAPFEKAVMKDSIRQLINTFLPFFTLWFLAYESLSISYFLAFPLTVIAAGFLVRIFIIFHDCCHYSFFKSRQHNKILGTITGVLTMFPYSQWGHSHAIHHATSSNLDKRGTGDIWVLTVTEYKEASIWKKIAYRIYRNPFIMFGVGPIYVFLITNRFNRKNAKKKERMNTYLTNVLIVALAAATCWLVGWQAFVLIQGPIFFISGSIGIWLFYVQHQFEDSYFEEDEHWDYVKAAVEGSSFYKLPKLLQWLTGNIGFHHVHHLSPRVPNYKLEAVHQHTQPLQNVPTITLATSLRSLRFRLWDEENKMFVSFKEIKTRSAAPKASRISSQTKAEL encoded by the coding sequence ATGACTATACAAAAACAAAAGAATTTACGAAAACAAGTTGCACCTTTTGAAAAAGCAGTAATGAAAGACAGCATAAGACAATTGATCAATACTTTTTTACCTTTTTTCACACTATGGTTTCTCGCTTATGAGAGCCTTTCAATTTCTTATTTTTTAGCATTTCCCCTAACTGTTATCGCAGCAGGATTTTTAGTAAGAATATTCATTATTTTTCATGACTGTTGTCACTACTCTTTCTTTAAGAGTAGACAACACAATAAAATTCTCGGAACAATTACCGGTGTCTTAACGATGTTTCCTTACAGTCAATGGGGACATAGCCATGCAATTCACCATGCAACAAGCAGCAACTTAGATAAAAGAGGTACGGGTGACATTTGGGTGTTAACCGTAACAGAATATAAAGAAGCTTCTATTTGGAAAAAAATCGCTTACCGTATCTATCGCAACCCGTTCATTATGTTCGGCGTGGGACCTATATATGTATTTTTGATTACAAACCGATTCAATCGAAAAAATGCGAAGAAAAAAGAAAGAATGAATACGTATCTTACAAATGTATTGATCGTTGCATTAGCAGCAGCGACCTGCTGGTTGGTAGGTTGGCAGGCGTTTGTATTAATTCAAGGACCGATTTTCTTCATTTCAGGTTCAATTGGAATTTGGCTGTTTTATGTACAGCATCAGTTTGAAGACTCTTATTTTGAAGAAGATGAGCACTGGGATTATGTAAAAGCAGCCGTTGAAGGAAGTTCATTTTACAAGCTTCCAAAACTATTGCAATGGCTAACAGGAAATATTGGGTTTCACCATGTACATCATTTAAGCCCAAGAGTGCCCAACTATAAGCTTGAAGCTGTTCATCAACACACACAGCCTCTTCAAAATGTACCAACCATTACACTCGCAACAAGCCTTCGCTCTCTTCGATTCCGTCTATGGGATGAAGAAAACAAAATGTTTGTGAGCTTTAAAGAAATAAAAACACGCTCAGCTGCACCAAAAGCAAGCAGAATTTCATCTCAAACAAAAGCAGAACTTTAA
- a CDS encoding DUF2809 domain-containing protein, protein MNKRNRWVYLLLAIVIMGAGLLSRKLTAYLPHIVNIYAGDSLWALMIFVSAGFLFPTWKTKMIGMFAIVFCYFIEFTQLYHAPWIDDIRKTALGGLILGYGFLWSDILAYSIGVAVGMSWEYYRYRFKRSA, encoded by the coding sequence ATGAATAAAAGAAATAGATGGGTATATCTGCTTCTAGCTATTGTTATCATGGGAGCAGGCCTTTTATCAAGAAAACTTACCGCGTATCTTCCTCACATCGTAAATATATATGCGGGAGATTCGTTATGGGCCTTAATGATTTTTGTCAGCGCGGGTTTTTTGTTTCCTACATGGAAGACAAAAATGATTGGTATGTTTGCTATAGTGTTTTGTTACTTCATTGAATTTACACAGCTGTATCACGCTCCGTGGATTGATGACATAAGGAAAACTGCGCTAGGAGGGCTCATTCTGGGGTATGGCTTCTTATGGAGCGATATACTAGCCTATTCGATTGGAGTCGCGGTAGGAATGAGCTGGGAGTATTATAGATATCGATTTAAAAGATCCGCCTAG
- the cls gene encoding cardiolipin synthase — MKKRRLDFIFLFIILLSIYAFFFTSIDVHWKYALVGLYGVIIFICMYSLMLENRTPESTLVWMYVLFFFPVAGFFFYLYSGQLYLKGHMFKKKRMHNREMLRKMADKETTPDLSPLQSHQRYFAQYLQCVSLTKMNVHTKTYVLKNGQETFNEIKKHLQSAKHFIHMEYYMFHSDSLGKEIIDILIKKASEGIEVRFTFDTMGSFTLSGSDIKRMKKANIKVHPFLPIKYGFFNQKFNFRNHRKIVVIDGEVGFVGGLNVGDEYLGKNKKIGFWRDTHLMLKGESVQTLHSIFMFDWEYVSGECLINNEAYTKPHPVEGEGYVQVVATGPDTQENMSDYYYTMITSATKSIWISTPYFVPNEAIRTALRIAARKGVEVRIMVPEINDGFLTQYGTRSYFAELLRCGIEVYSYRKGFLHQKIVIIDGDMASVGTANMDMRSFHLNFEVNAFLIEGETIQTLIKNYEEDIEDSHLIKPVAFYKRSLVERSKESFARLFSGVL; from the coding sequence ATGAAAAAACGCCGGTTGGACTTTATTTTTTTATTTATTATTTTACTTTCAATTTATGCTTTCTTTTTTACCTCTATTGATGTTCATTGGAAGTATGCCTTAGTTGGATTATATGGTGTCATCATTTTTATTTGTATGTATTCACTTATGCTTGAAAATCGAACGCCTGAAAGTACGTTGGTTTGGATGTATGTCCTCTTTTTCTTCCCTGTTGCAGGTTTTTTCTTTTATTTGTATTCAGGACAGCTCTATTTAAAGGGGCATATGTTCAAAAAAAAGCGTATGCATAACCGAGAGATGCTTAGAAAGATGGCAGATAAAGAAACGACGCCTGATCTATCGCCGCTTCAATCTCATCAGCGTTACTTTGCTCAGTATCTTCAATGTGTATCTTTGACGAAGATGAATGTTCATACAAAAACCTACGTCCTTAAGAACGGGCAAGAAACGTTTAATGAAATCAAAAAGCATTTGCAATCAGCAAAACATTTTATTCATATGGAATACTATATGTTTCACTCAGATTCTCTAGGAAAAGAAATCATTGATATTTTAATAAAAAAAGCAAGCGAAGGTATAGAAGTGCGCTTTACATTCGATACAATGGGAAGTTTTACACTATCGGGTTCAGATATTAAACGAATGAAGAAAGCGAATATTAAAGTGCATCCTTTCTTACCTATTAAGTATGGATTTTTCAATCAAAAATTTAACTTTCGAAACCACCGTAAAATAGTCGTAATTGACGGGGAAGTAGGTTTTGTAGGGGGATTGAATGTTGGGGATGAGTATCTAGGAAAAAACAAAAAAATTGGTTTTTGGAGAGATACTCATCTGATGCTAAAAGGAGAATCCGTTCAAACCTTGCATTCGATCTTTATGTTCGATTGGGAATACGTTTCTGGAGAATGCTTAATTAACAATGAAGCATATACAAAGCCTCATCCTGTCGAAGGAGAAGGCTATGTGCAAGTGGTGGCAACAGGGCCGGATACGCAGGAAAATATGAGTGATTATTACTATACTATGATTACAAGCGCGACGAAATCAATCTGGATTTCAACCCCTTATTTTGTTCCAAATGAAGCCATAAGAACCGCCCTTCGTATTGCGGCTAGAAAAGGTGTAGAGGTACGAATTATGGTACCAGAAATTAATGATGGCTTTCTGACTCAATATGGAACGAGGTCATATTTTGCTGAACTTCTTCGATGTGGAATTGAAGTATATTCGTATAGAAAAGGGTTTTTGCATCAAAAAATTGTGATTATAGACGGAGATATGGCTTCGGTCGGTACTGCAAATATGGATATGAGAAGTTTTCATCTGAACTTTGAAGTTAATGCATTTTTAATTGAGGGAGAGACGATTCAAACGCTCATCAAAAATTACGAAGAAGATATTGAAGACAGTCATTTGATCAAACCAGTAGCATTTTACAAGCGAAGCTTAGTAGAACGTTCGAAAGAGTCATTTGCGCGCTTATTTTCAGGTGTTTTATAA
- a CDS encoding DUF1206 domain-containing protein, which yields MGESPFVKKDTFGRKLHRLKERTKPFVVRFSRFGHVAQGVVYFIIGILAIQTAFGLKGDLVTSQGALHTIAKQPFGFLILIVLAVGLSGYAFWQIISAIFDPHHVGHGVKGVFTRLGYLVVATFYISLCVSSVKILLHAHVHTSGKHYQTVSAKLLSYPFGQTIIALTGIGVIIFGIGQVYWALSGRFLKKLKKNEMSKEEWRWSGHIGKAGIIARSIVFGIIGFFLIRTALQADPDETKGLDGALAEVAQRPFGSVLLAIVSIGLMAYGVYMFAESRYKRIDP from the coding sequence ATGGGTGAATCTCCATTTGTTAAAAAAGATACGTTTGGTCGAAAGTTACATCGTTTAAAAGAACGTACTAAGCCATTTGTCGTGCGTTTTTCACGGTTTGGTCATGTGGCTCAAGGTGTGGTCTATTTTATCATCGGTATATTAGCGATTCAGACAGCTTTCGGATTAAAAGGCGATTTAGTTACTTCTCAAGGAGCCCTACACACAATTGCAAAGCAGCCGTTTGGATTTTTAATTTTAATTGTTTTGGCAGTAGGTTTAAGTGGATATGCGTTTTGGCAAATCATTTCTGCTATTTTTGATCCTCACCACGTTGGGCATGGGGTAAAAGGCGTTTTTACTCGTTTAGGCTATTTAGTTGTAGCCACGTTTTATATTAGCCTTTGTGTGAGTTCGGTGAAAATTTTGCTTCATGCTCACGTTCATACGTCAGGTAAGCATTATCAAACGGTATCAGCCAAGTTGTTATCTTATCCCTTTGGGCAAACCATCATTGCGCTTACAGGTATCGGCGTTATTATCTTTGGGATTGGACAAGTATATTGGGCTCTTTCAGGACGCTTCCTAAAAAAACTAAAGAAAAACGAAATGTCAAAAGAAGAGTGGCGATGGAGCGGGCATATTGGAAAAGCAGGTATTATTGCTCGAAGTATCGTCTTTGGCATTATTGGTTTCTTTCTTATTCGCACGGCTCTTCAAGCGGATCCAGACGAAACGAAAGGGTTAGATGGAGCCCTTGCTGAAGTAGCACAGCGTCCTTTTGGGTCTGTACTGCTGGCTATCGTATCAATCGGGCTTATGGCATACGGAGTATATATGTTTGCAGAATCAAGGTATAAACGAATTGATCCTTAA
- a CDS encoding spore germination protein, whose translation MPSVVGAVNISNVLVSSSVEFGDCLAIKPKSTAFTTVGSGSGNTGNFMNITSSASTANTIDMDIKDQNVVGNA comes from the coding sequence ATGCCATCGGTAGTAGGAGCCGTAAATATCTCGAATGTATTGGTTTCATCTTCAGTGGAGTTTGGTGATTGTCTGGCTATTAAGCCAAAAAGTACAGCTTTTACAACAGTCGGTTCTGGTAGCGGGAACACAGGGAATTTTATGAATATTACAAGCAGTGCCAGTACCGCTAATACAATTGATATGGATATTAAGGATCAAAATGTAGTGGGAAATGCATAA
- a CDS encoding glycosyl hydrolase family 18 protein, protein MSKGAAASSVGTVKGDNVNVYRSPSLHSFVMQTVKKGEEFPVISSEAGDAAQVTTHTVVPGNTLWLLAKQYGVTVSDLIKQNQLKKTELIPGQTLKIPAKGLLHKVVSGDTLWTVSVKYGVKANELTKLNQLSSTNIKPGQMLIIPDYYVQVQLLEGKKGWIKKSDLTQKKHQPVVMGWSFNEKTAGYTESMKQKNLDVVSPRWFTLTSNDKVVSSSINESYVQTAHKNGKKVWPLIGNNFDDVLTSDVLSNKAKRQKLVSSVESSLVKTNSDGINVDFENINIKNKQDFVLFIKELKAALKPHGMTISVDVTRENNDPFWSGSFDRKQIGQVADYVIMMGYEEHWGGSQVPGSVASLPWVKEGTQLLMKDVPAHKILLGVPFYTREWKTDLSTKKVVTKDLTMKEAKAVISSKKLTKKWDSQASQYYVEYTENGTKHQIWLEDKASMQRRVKLINDYHLGGAAAWYIGSETSDIWELYNF, encoded by the coding sequence ATGAGTAAAGGAGCCGCTGCTTCTTCAGTGGGCACTGTCAAAGGTGACAACGTAAACGTATATCGTTCTCCTTCCTTACATTCTTTTGTTATGCAGACAGTGAAAAAAGGAGAAGAATTTCCTGTCATTTCATCTGAAGCTGGAGATGCAGCTCAAGTTACTACTCATACGGTAGTGCCGGGAAATACACTATGGCTACTAGCTAAGCAATACGGTGTAACAGTCAGTGATCTAATAAAACAAAATCAGCTAAAAAAGACGGAGCTGATTCCAGGGCAAACGCTGAAAATACCAGCAAAAGGCTTGTTACATAAAGTAGTATCAGGAGATACGCTTTGGACAGTCTCCGTAAAGTACGGTGTAAAAGCGAATGAGTTAACAAAGTTAAATCAGCTATCATCAACAAATATTAAGCCTGGACAAATGCTTATTATTCCTGATTACTATGTACAAGTACAGCTTTTGGAAGGGAAAAAGGGCTGGATCAAAAAATCTGATTTAACGCAAAAGAAGCATCAGCCTGTAGTTATGGGTTGGAGCTTTAATGAAAAGACAGCAGGCTACACAGAATCGATGAAGCAAAAGAATTTAGATGTTGTTTCACCTCGTTGGTTTACGCTAACGTCGAATGACAAAGTTGTTTCATCTTCTATAAATGAATCATATGTTCAAACGGCTCATAAAAACGGCAAAAAAGTCTGGCCGCTTATTGGTAACAATTTTGATGATGTGCTTACAAGTGATGTGCTAAGTAACAAAGCAAAGCGGCAAAAGCTTGTATCGTCAGTAGAAAGTTCGCTAGTAAAAACAAACAGCGATGGGATCAATGTTGACTTTGAAAATATTAATATCAAAAACAAACAAGATTTTGTTTTATTTATTAAAGAATTAAAAGCAGCGTTAAAGCCTCATGGTATGACTATTTCAGTAGACGTAACAAGAGAAAATAATGATCCGTTTTGGTCGGGAAGCTTTGATAGGAAACAGATTGGTCAAGTGGCAGACTATGTCATTATGATGGGATATGAAGAACACTGGGGAGGAAGTCAGGTTCCGGGATCTGTTGCTTCGCTGCCTTGGGTGAAAGAAGGCACACAACTTCTTATGAAAGATGTACCTGCACACAAAATCCTGCTGGGAGTTCCTTTTTATACGCGAGAATGGAAAACGGACCTATCGACCAAAAAAGTTGTCACAAAAGACTTAACGATGAAAGAAGCCAAAGCTGTTATCTCTTCTAAAAAGTTAACTAAAAAATGGGATAGCCAAGCCTCACAGTACTATGTAGAATACACGGAAAATGGGACGAAGCATCAAATATGGCTCGAAGACAAAGCCTCTATGCAGCGCCGGGTTAAATTAATTAATGATTATCATTTAGGTGGAGCGGCAGCTTGGTATATTGGTTCAGAAACCTCAGATATATGGGAGTTATACAACTTTTAA
- a CDS encoding macrolide family glycosyltransferase has translation MGNALVIGFPGEGHVNPSLGIVKELMAQGEKVVYYGIEDYAEKIRKSGAEFREYEDFRPSLDMSNRMTKEESYDRYEIMNLFLNESENIITKIMSETKHETYDYVLYDYHLLAGSAVADLLQLPKVSLCTTFALNKELATCMMPSGQTEPDQSSFYPQFEKSLNKFNNQYNTELKDSMDIMSNPGDITLVFTSEFFQPNVSEFTSEYKFIGPSIVKRLDIEDPSYLQNENEKIIFVSMGTIFNQQLEIYNLCVEALKDFEGKVILSIGKNTKPEELAHIPENFVVKQYVPQLEILKRADLFITHGGMNSSSEGLYYDTPLVVIPMAVDQFMVGDRVQELGAGVKLDKNNVSAELIKNTVNGVLTTHTYKQHAQRIGESLRSAGGYKQGVKEIFKMVPVKA, from the coding sequence ATGGGAAATGCATTAGTAATAGGCTTTCCAGGTGAAGGACATGTGAACCCTTCTTTGGGAATTGTAAAAGAATTGATGGCTCAAGGGGAAAAGGTCGTCTATTACGGCATTGAAGACTATGCTGAAAAAATTCGAAAATCAGGCGCAGAATTTCGTGAATATGAAGATTTTCGCCCAAGTCTTGATATGAGCAACCGGATGACCAAAGAAGAGTCTTATGACCGCTATGAAATAATGAATTTGTTTTTAAATGAATCTGAAAATATTATTACTAAAATTATGAGTGAAACGAAACATGAAACATATGATTATGTACTTTATGATTATCACCTTTTAGCAGGTTCCGCTGTGGCCGACCTTCTTCAGCTTCCGAAGGTTTCTCTTTGTACGACATTTGCGTTAAATAAGGAGTTAGCAACTTGTATGATGCCAAGTGGTCAAACAGAACCTGACCAATCTTCCTTTTATCCTCAATTCGAAAAATCATTAAATAAGTTCAACAACCAATATAATACTGAGTTAAAAGATTCCATGGACATTATGTCGAATCCAGGGGATATTACGTTAGTATTTACGTCAGAATTCTTTCAGCCAAACGTATCTGAATTTACGAGTGAGTACAAGTTTATTGGTCCTTCAATTGTTAAACGACTAGATATTGAAGATCCTTCTTACTTACAGAATGAAAATGAAAAAATTATTTTTGTTTCTATGGGAACTATTTTTAATCAGCAGCTAGAAATCTATAACTTATGTGTAGAAGCATTAAAAGATTTTGAGGGTAAAGTTATTTTATCTATTGGTAAAAATACAAAACCTGAAGAATTAGCACACATTCCAGAAAACTTCGTTGTGAAACAATACGTACCGCAGCTAGAAATTTTAAAACGTGCGGATTTATTTATTACTCACGGCGGAATGAACAGCAGCAGTGAAGGCTTATACTACGATACGCCGCTTGTCGTTATTCCAATGGCAGTGGATCAATTTATGGTTGGCGATCGCGTGCAGGAGTTAGGAGCAGGTGTAAAATTAGATAAAAATAATGTATCTGCTGAGCTAATCAAAAATACAGTTAACGGCGTTTTAACTACTCACACATATAAACAGCATGCACAACGAATTGGAGAATCACTTCGTTCAGCGGGAGGATACAAGCAAGGAGTGAAAGAAATTTTCAAGATGGTGCCTGTTAAAGCGTAA
- the galU gene encoding UTP--glucose-1-phosphate uridylyltransferase GalU, which translates to MQTIKKAVIPAAGLGTRFLPVTKSIPKEMLPIVNKPVIQFIVEEALKSGIEDILIVTGNGKQAIENHFDHNIQLEHLLHQKGKTELLEEMEHISELANIHYVRQKEMKGLGHAIGCARQFIGNEPFAVLLGDDLTDPDQPCLKQLIDQYNQTGSSVIGVQRVEEESVHRYGIIDPKVNKNRLYKVNGFVEKPSVEEAPSNLGIIGRYVFTPDIFDYLETQEAGKGGEIQLTDAIQRMNIDRSIYAYEFEGERYDAGEKLDFIFTTLAFALKDEELKAPLLTKFKELINKEEQKEKITVQIGK; encoded by the coding sequence ATGCAGACTATAAAAAAAGCAGTTATACCAGCAGCAGGGTTAGGTACTCGTTTTTTACCCGTTACAAAATCTATCCCAAAAGAAATGCTTCCAATTGTAAATAAGCCTGTTATTCAATTTATAGTAGAAGAAGCTTTAAAATCAGGAATCGAAGATATTTTAATTGTAACAGGGAATGGAAAACAAGCGATTGAAAATCACTTTGATCATAATATTCAATTAGAGCACTTGCTTCATCAAAAGGGAAAGACCGAACTACTAGAAGAAATGGAGCATATCTCTGAACTAGCGAATATTCATTATGTTCGTCAAAAAGAAATGAAGGGCCTTGGCCATGCGATTGGCTGTGCTCGACAGTTTATTGGAAACGAACCGTTTGCAGTTTTGCTTGGAGATGACTTAACAGACCCAGACCAGCCTTGTTTAAAACAGCTGATTGACCAGTATAACCAAACGGGATCGTCGGTTATCGGCGTACAGCGCGTAGAGGAAGAATCCGTTCACCGTTACGGGATTATAGATCCAAAAGTAAATAAAAACCGGTTATACAAAGTGAATGGTTTTGTAGAAAAACCTTCAGTCGAAGAAGCTCCGTCTAATTTAGGAATTATTGGACGCTATGTATTTACACCTGACATTTTTGATTATCTTGAAACGCAGGAAGCTGGAAAAGGTGGGGAAATTCAGCTGACGGATGCTATTCAGCGTATGAATATAGACCGTTCTATTTATGCTTACGAATTCGAAGGCGAACGTTATGATGCAGGGGAAAAATTAGATTTTATTTTTACGACCCTTGCTTTTGCGTTAAAAGACGAAGAATTAAAAGCACCTCTTTTAACTAAATTCAAAGAGCTGATCAACAAGGAAGAACAAAAAGAAAAAATTACTGTACAAATTGGAAAATAA